The genomic DNA aatatataaatatgaaCATTAAAAATTACACAATACATTGAAAACAAGATTACAAAATCATAAATTACTAGTTAAGAGAAAAACTAGTTAGACTGGTGAACTAGATACTAATTACTAGAACAAGTCTATTGCTTGGAGATTTACTATTTGAGGCTGCATTAGGATTTAGAATGATGGGACAATGCCATATCCAGTTCCCGCCATCAAAGTTGAGTTAAACATTTGATCCACTTCAACTTCAGCATTTGTTCTCTTTGCAAACCGGCCTTTTATCCTCGGCCTGGTTTCTGCATAAGCTTTTCTAGATGCATACCTGATTGTCTTGACAAATTTCcgattctttttcttttctttgtaTCTGAGTACTCTAGCCTCTCTATCCATTGGAGATAGTTGAGTTGGCGTCTGAATTGTTGGGGTTGAAAACATGTCAACTGTGCCTTTAGAGGGTCTTGAATGTGGGATTGAGACATCGATTATTGTAGATTCTGGAACAACTCCAACATCCATAGAGGATACAGAAACCTGAAATCAAAAAAATGTTTAGTCACTGTTTAGACAGATCATCTAGATAGATAATAGATGGATATGTATAGATTGAAGTTGAGTAGACAAATTTTCGTATTCTTTTGTCGTTGGAAAAATCAGGAGGGCTACGCTGTTAAATTGTACCTTGAGAGCTGTAACTTCCGGTTATGTTTCTCACTAACTGGATTAACTCGAGAAATCTGTTAATGCCCAGATAATTTTCAACTTATGTAAGATCTGCTCATCCACACAACCTTGTAAAGATCTACTTGTTCATTTACTGTATAACATGCAGTATATTGTTTTAAGAAGTCTGAGATTACTGTGCATATTAAGTCTCTGACATTTAGTAGTGTGTTTACTGTATAGATTGTATCTGAACTCTGAAAGATGTTAAACCTTGAACATCAATAAGATACgttttctggattttttttctTGTTTATGTATAGGCCTTCATTCTATTTTGTTTCTGTGCAGGGGAAAAACTCAGTGCTTTAGAAAGTGATTAGCGGAACTAAACATTTGACTGATATCTATCTATGATTAATAGCTGGATTTCAAGTTGTTTGAGCTTCTAAGTGCCTTATCTAGCTATTATGTTGGACAAAACATGAAATCATATTCAAGCTAGGGTAATTGCCTTAAAATTCGAAATAAGAGGCAAACTATATGGAATATACGCAAAAGAATGTCATATTGCTAAGGTGGAGAGAAGCTTACACTGTGGCTAAGTGAAGAGGGGTAGCAGTAGCCTGTGTTTGATGTTTCATACTCCATATCCACCTGGAAAGTCTGGTTCTGCTTTTGCAGGGGATGCTCTTGCTGCGCCTGGAACTCATGAATTTTCACCTGTCCATTCTGAACTGGCACAACGCTATCGCCTGCATAACTCTTTTGCGGAACATAATATTTCTGCTGATCATTGTACTGGTCTACAGACCTCTTTTGAGGAACATCATATTGCTGCTGAGTACGGAACTGATTCTCCTGACATGAAGTAAAATCGACAAAGTCCAAGTACTCATCGACCGCCTCCCCGCCAAAAAACAGGCCATTGGTAAGCTGGTTAGAGTTGTGCTTGACAGGATTGATCAACCAAGAAGCAGCTTCACTTTCCTCATCATCATCTGCAACCTCATCTGTTTCTGGAGTCAAGAAATCAACATTGAGATCGCCTCCAAGTCCGAGAATAGACCCTTTAGCAGCCTGGGGACAGTAAACACCACAAGGAATTGGCGCAACAGGAACACGGTGGTGACGGCTTGCTAATGGATTAGCAGAGTGAATATCTGCATCACAGCTAGTACAAAGCGACGCAGCATCTGCCTTGCAGACAAAGGCAGCAGGAGCGCGCTCACATGCTTCACATATCCAGACACGCTCATGCTGCGAGGCTAGCTCGTTGGCAGCATGGATACGAGCATCGCAGCCAGTGCAAAGGTATGCCAAATCAGCACGGCAATAAATTGTGCATGGCGCTGCGCGACAGGTATCACAAATACGCGCCCAAGTGCTACCAATTTGCTCCTCCTTAAACATTGTCAtacttttctttctttttttttttgtgTGTCTGGAATCTGTGGCTGTGGGAAATTGTGGTAAGGGGAGGCCTGGTAGCTGTAGGCAAAGGCCAGTGGGCCTAAGAAAATCCAGGGACCGACACGTGGCAATCGATAGCGGGCGCAGAAAGTAGTTTACAAGAACTTGTGGTTGGCTAAAGTTTATGGATGACCCATCCAGTTTGGTGACACAGAAATTTCCAAGTTGGCCTTGTAGCATTGCCTAACGCTGAAGAAACTATTTATTGCAAGTAAATTAATAATTGAGCTCCAGAGTTAACTATAATCATGGATCTCCAATGTACAATATTGCTTACCTGCTAAAATTTGATCTTCCTTATTTACAACGTTTTATATAATCACACGCACTTATGTCTCCACTGATTCTCAAATCCTTAGAAATCTTGTTATTAGATAAAAGTACCCATTGTCTAGGTACCTGCAGTAACAGTTTTGACACAGTTGTTTGTACAGTGTATGATCATTTGTTACTCCTAACACCTGAACTTAGGTATAGTAACTGACTTGATATCAGTTTTGTGGGTCTAAGCTAAGTACAATGAAACTGAATGCGCCTAAGCTCACTGATAGGCTTCATTAAATTGTTGCTGATTACCAGAAGCTTTTGTAAGCATTGACATGATTCACATGAAATGGTTGAGACCACCAGGTAAAGTAAGAAAATCCCAATCAATGGTTCCAATACTTCAtaaaaataagaaccacacatttttttttctttaCTTAAGTAGAGAAGCTCGCTCGTCCACAACAATAAAAATTTCAATGAATAGTCCGAGCTCTAAAACTCAAAATTTAAGCATAAACAAAGTACAGTGACTTATATATTCACATTAATTTTCCGTTTCAAATATATTCTTGAATCAATTGTTCCCGGAAGCAAGGCCATGCCTGAGGTTGTGCAAAGTGTTCGACCGCACAAGGTCCAAAATGTGGAGGgcacaatttttttataaatgtatgtgtttatttttatatgtatacaatgttaaaaaaaatataaaattggTACAATTTTTATTTTCCTaggaaaaaatatgaaaatagagtaaaaatttaaaaatagtaatttttaaataattgtaaattattatcttaagaaaaaataaaaaaatacaataATCTTAAATTTTTTAGAAACAATATAATTTTGAAAACAAATTGATTAACAAAGTATGTAACAGGaatgttaatttttttaataGTTTAGACAAATAATATTAAATGTTTCACTAGTTTTTTCCTTGATAACTTGTCTACTTATATTTGTTTAACTAATTCAATTTTAAGGtgattaaatttttaaaaattatatctATATTTAATGTTTATATATTCCATACAAAAGTTAATatgaaaattatattattataattaattaatgtttgttatataaatttatatttgtTTAACTAATTCAATTTTAAGGtgattaaatttttaaaaattatatctatatttaatgtttatatattcaatataaaagttaatatgaaaattatattattataattaattaatgtttgttatataaatttatataagtTTAACTTTGAAGTAGTTTTCATTTTGTTTATTTTTTGTTTAAAATTGTTATATCTTATTATTCATGTACTTGTAATATTTTAGTTCAATTTTTACTTTATTTAAATTATgttataaatttttttttatatactaaatatttGATTTCTATCATTTTagttgatttttattattttatatatgttaTGCCACGTTTTGGCATGACAAATACTTTTTAATAATTCCGTAatttgttaattattaattacaGCTAATAATTAATTGCTTAAGCCCCAAGTTATCCTCTCTCCGAAACGAGGAAAGAATCAATCTCAATAAATCAATAACGGAAAATATCTCTCAACGATATTCTTCAAATCAGGAAGATATCACAACGCTCagattaaatcaaataaaatcgGTAATTACCACATTAATGAAACTTATCCCTAAAGTCTCTTAGGGATAAGCCCAAATTTCACAGAACTGCGTAGGCTTGATCCAATATAAATTGGTACGCAGGCATCTTGGCAAAAGGGATCCGATACAACGAGACAAATCGAGACACCTCCCAAGTCCAGCCCCTCTTTTTCATAAACCCTAATCTCACAACTACACACAAATCGCTCTAATATTCCAGCAACCCTCCGATTTCGTGTTGTTACGAAATTCCTCCAAcaacatttggcgctagaaggagggctTATTATTCGAGGAGGACGAATAATATTACAAAACTCGTGGGTTTATGGTTCATCCATACAATGGGGGATCGATAGTCAATTACCGATGGTAAAAAAAAAAGGGGCTCGTGGCAGATATATCCTATATGGATGTACAATAACACACAATTCAGCGGAGTCCAGGCGGTGCAATATGGTGCAGCAAAGGCAGTCTCATGATGAATAACAAGACCCAGCGGCGGCATGCAAACTTGgcgaaaaaaataatatttaacatGGAGCGACCCGTGGCATTTAAGAAAACCCAACGATCAGGCGTTTGTAGTCACACGCGGACGGACATGTTAAGGTAATATACACGCGCGGACAAGGAGAAATAAAAAAAAGGGAAGCAACCATGGAGTAAAAAGAATGACGAATGAACATGTCATGTTGAGATTGTGGGGCCAGCAGGAAAAAGAAGACAAACAACTTGAGGAACACTGAAACGCACCATAGAAAAATGGTGACACTCGGAAATTCACAGCCTGTTAGAAGCGGAAAATAAAGATAAGATTTTTCTTCTCCTGATTTATTTCTGCAAATTTATTATTACGTGATGAATGCATAGATATTATGTTTTTCTTCTAATTTTTTATAAGAAAAATATTTAGTGATAAAATTCGTGCGAGTCACATATTTTTATGATTGTAAAATTATTGCGTCATCTTAATTTTGGACGACACACATATTTTGGGAAAAAATCGTACGAGATATTTATTTGAGAGAATTGTGGATTTTTAGAAGATCGTACGAGCTGCATCTTTtggaaaaataaattatatatgcgaGATGCATAATTTTGGGAAAATATTTAAGAAAGAGCATTATTTTTGGGAAAAATAAATATCGTGACAATTTTAAATTGGCATATTTATTATGTTTGAATTGCGTTTAAAATATTTTGCATATACTGTCGCGATAATACATATATGTcgaaaaatattttcaaacttgtGAATGAGAATTGCTATTTTGGTAGCTGAGACAACCACTTGGAATGATATACACTACCGATTGTGAACTTGTATTGTTGACACCTTACGCCTAGATAGGCAGAAAGATTACAAACGGAAAGATTGAAGGTATGAGCTCACCTTATCTCAAGTATGGAAAGAGATTCAAGGTGCGAGCTCACCTTATCTTAAGTACAGAAAGAGATTGAAGGTCGGGAGTTCCGCCTTATCTTTTGCTGAAGGCATGTTTGTTGATCTTGTTACATTCATATAATACTAGCAGTTCACCTCAATAATACAATTTTACAATCGGCTGTTATATCTATCTTGAAGTGTGTACGTCAAGGTCCAACTTAACATCATTGTTCGCAATGGATTTATAAATTTGTGCTCGCAC from Apium graveolens cultivar Ventura chromosome 5, ASM990537v1, whole genome shotgun sequence includes the following:
- the LOC141723846 gene encoding zinc finger protein CONSTANS-LIKE 2-like gives rise to the protein MTMFKEEQIGSTWARICDTCRAAPCTIYCRADLAYLCTGCDARIHAANELASQHERVWICEACERAPAAFVCKADAASLCTSCDADIHSANPLASRHHRVPVAPIPCGVYCPQAAKGSILGLGGDLNVDFLTPETDEVADDDEESEAASWLINPVKHNSNQLTNGLFFGGEAVDEYLDFVDFTSCQENQFRTQQQYDVPQKRSVDQYNDQQKYYVPQKSYAGDSVVPVQNGQVKIHEFQAQQEHPLQKQNQTFQVDMEYETSNTGYCYPSSLSHSVSVSSMDVGVVPESTIIDVSIPHSRPSKGTVDMFSTPTIQTPTQLSPMDREARVLRYKEKKKNRKFVKTIRYASRKAYAETRPRIKGRFAKRTNAEVEVDQMFNSTLMAGTGYGIVPSF